Genomic segment of Benincasa hispida cultivar B227 chromosome 1, ASM972705v1, whole genome shotgun sequence:
TATGTGAGGTCTTTCCCCGAGAATGACCATTTGGGTATATCACCATTCTCCTAAATAGTAATAAAGCAAAACAAGATAATGACTTGTTAGACAACCTGTTTGATAACGATTATGtttatcatttaaataaaaaataataatagataaGTATTAATGtatatctctaaactttggaattgtatcaattaaaattctgaactaataattgtatcaatttaaatctttaaGTGTATCGATTTACATCCTCCTCCAAATTTCGTTTGATCAGTACTATtgtgtgaaacttataatttgagTCAATTGAACTCCAAAAATTTCATCAGTCAATCAATTTAGACCCTTTTATTATGACTACCTTTGAAAATCATCTATACATTAATTCTCAAACACATTTATGCTTCTTAAAATGTCAGTTTTACAAAATGGACGATtctcaaagaaaatttttttactaagaaactaaattgattcatttatgaaagGTCGGAGGTTTAATTGACAATAATTATAAGTTTTACTTAAGGTTCTCCTAAACGGTAAGTAAATTGaaggtgtaaattgatatacttacaaaagtttaaagctttaaattgatacaattattagttcagggtttaatttgatataagttttaaagtttttaagaatataaattgatattttccttaaaaaaaaaaaaaacaaaaacaaaaaagtttttATATGAGTTTTTCTACTAACCATTGTCTTCCTTTGACATTGAAGGGTTCTGAGATATagaattcattaattttaacagAAAATGAATAGATGCTCCAAAAAAATGTGTCCTGTTGAGGCTCTTTATAAATGGTTAAAATCTCTCCTTTGTTTGAGGCTTTAAGTACAGAAATTTCAACTCCAAATGTACAAGAATTATCCACAAGGAAGCCATTGGAggctttattgaaaatattatgaGAAAGCAATTGGGTAAATCCATGTTCACTCTTCATTTTAGAATACCTCCTCATTTTCCCATCTGCAAAACCAATATATATCTCTAAGGTTTAGGTTTTCATTTCGACAATAATTTCGTTCGCCCCAGATCCTGTTTGACAACTATTTTCTAGAATTTCGACGATGTTTATCtaattacattatattaataaGATCATTTTTGTGAATTTTGCATTatggataatgatatatttgattttagaaaatcaCAAATAATTAGAAAAGGGATTTCAAATTACCTTGGATTGTTAAATAGTTGTCTCTGATTTGATCAAATATAAAGAATCTGAAAATTACCCTCACTTCCCAGCCAAGAGGAAGATTATCTTTAGCTGATATAGCCAAGTAGAGAGAAATATGATCTTGCACTTCTTCATCCCCATTtggatataaaattaatttcctaAGACAATGTGAGAAATGGAGTGATTAATTATAATCCATAACCCTagtttatgatattt
This window contains:
- the LOC120089452 gene encoding MATH domain and coiled-coil domain-containing protein At3g58400-like, which produces MDDNMSYDDTINDEQQHEIITRSRRVDPPSHYAFKIDSYSVFSEIEMKKCESGDFEVDGYKWKLILYPNGDEEVQDHISLYLAISAKDNLPLGWEVRVIFRFFIFDQIRDNYLTIQDGKMRRYSKMKSEHGFTQLLSHNIFNKASNGFLVDNSCTFGVEISVLKASNKGEILTIYKEPQQDTFFWSIYSFSVKINEFYISEPFNVKGRQWRMVIYPNGHSRGKTSHISLYLRLDSSETIPLGKKIYAKFLLGVYNFVAKKYIDKSKEVWFAATSTGNGFHEFLSRKDMSPHLQNDVLYLKARIVAMSAVEEF